Proteins from a genomic interval of Candidatus Wallbacteria bacterium:
- a CDS encoding ACT domain-containing protein: protein MLIKELVVTLKNMPGQLYKVVSALSDQGIDLKAVTCTMYGKDKTKVKLISMNLDDAKLVLRDRKIEFVENEVIIIDVEDKPGELARVLKLLSEAEINIEYVYTTLTYLPCRVLAVFDFTDPGKALEVLKKNQITVVTDHTVLKSSCDGNIYVERDIREYLTTVITP from the coding sequence ATGCTGATCAAAGAACTTGTTGTAACTCTTAAAAATATGCCAGGACAACTGTACAAGGTGGTTTCGGCACTTTCCGATCAGGGGATTGACCTGAAAGCGGTAACCTGCACAATGTATGGTAAGGACAAAACCAAGGTCAAACTCATTTCCATGAATCTGGATGACGCCAAGCTGGTATTGCGGGACCGGAAGATCGAATTCGTGGAAAATGAAGTGATCATCATAGATGTTGAAGATAAACCTGGAGAGCTTGCCAGGGTACTGAAGCTGCTCTCCGAAGCAGAGATCAATATTGAATATGTTTATACCACTCTGACTTACCTTCCTTGCAGGGTACTGGCAGTATTCGATTTCACAGACCCAGGCAAAGCCCTTGAAGTACTCAAGAAGAACCAGATTACCGTTGTCACGGACCACACGGTCTTGAAATCATCCTGTGACGGCAATATATATGTGGAACGGGACATCAGGGAATACCTTACTACCGTAATCACACCATAA